The stretch of DNA TTTTGCCGATCCTTGCGCCCTTGCAAAGACGTTTCAGGTCTTTCTCACTGCTGCCCAGGCCACTGCCCTCGTGGGTCATCAAGGCAAATACCTTTTTGCCGGTAAAGTCCAGGCGCTCCAGCTGTGAGAACACCGCGCAAGGGAAGGTTCCCCACCAGCAGGGACCACAGATGAAAATGTTGTCATAGGCTTCAATGTCTGCAAGATATTTTTTCAGCTCCGGACGAGCATTGGCATGCAATTCAGCCTTTGCTTCCTCAATGCACTTGTAATAATCGGAAGCGTATTCCTGTACGGTCTCGATCTGAAACAAAT from Fibrobacter sp. encodes:
- a CDS encoding NAD(P)H-dependent oxidoreductase → MKTMAKNLILYYSRKGENYVNGSIRNLSKGNTEICAEFIQKAVGGDLFQIETVQEYASDYYKCIEEAKAELHANARPELKKYLADIEAYDNIFICGPCWWGTFPCAVFSQLERLDFTGKKVFALMTHEGSGLGSSEKDLKRLCKGARIGKSMAVHGADAAKSEKAVAAWAKENLK